The Nitratidesulfovibrio sp. SRB-5 genome includes a window with the following:
- a CDS encoding DegT/DnrJ/EryC1/StrS family aminotransferase — MDIKVNFSGRALYYTEDEIAVVAEAMRTAETLTQGRYMQEFQRKFAEYLGVAHCFAVMNGVSALELSAQLCRFKPGDEVVIPSHTFTASAYPFLKKGAKPVWADIDLKTRVVTAESIEKVLTPRTRAIVVVHLYGYVADMPAIMELARSRGILVVEDTAQSIGADVDGKMSGSFGDFAIYSFHSHKNLTTLGEGGMLVVQDPELARLVPGLRHNGHCGFDFERPDYWVPAMGNVDMPMIDGEMLWPNNYCIGEIECALGIKQLERIDRINAEKRERAVRFIDALADYPELEFHRVDTTRHNYHLLAARMTNGNRDAFIRTMFNDKGVKCVVQYYPLNRYPFYQRLGYGAADCPNADAFFDNMISFPFQHWLTEAEFDYMLAATKDVLDGLRRG; from the coding sequence ATGGATATCAAGGTGAATTTCAGCGGCCGCGCCCTCTACTACACGGAGGACGAGATTGCCGTGGTGGCCGAGGCCATGCGCACGGCCGAGACCCTGACCCAGGGCCGGTACATGCAGGAATTCCAGCGCAAGTTCGCGGAGTACCTGGGCGTTGCGCACTGCTTTGCGGTGATGAACGGGGTGTCGGCGCTGGAGCTGTCGGCGCAGCTGTGCCGGTTCAAGCCGGGCGACGAGGTGGTCATTCCCTCGCACACGTTCACGGCGTCGGCGTACCCGTTCCTGAAAAAGGGCGCGAAGCCGGTGTGGGCGGACATCGACCTGAAGACCCGCGTGGTGACGGCGGAAAGCATCGAAAAGGTACTCACCCCGCGCACCAGGGCCATCGTGGTGGTGCATTTGTACGGATATGTTGCGGACATGCCCGCCATCATGGAGCTGGCGCGTTCGCGCGGCATCCTGGTGGTGGAAGACACGGCCCAGTCCATCGGGGCGGACGTGGACGGCAAGATGTCCGGCAGCTTCGGCGACTTCGCCATCTATTCCTTCCACTCGCACAAGAACCTGACCACCCTGGGCGAAGGCGGCATGCTGGTGGTGCAGGACCCGGAACTGGCCAGGCTGGTGCCCGGGCTGCGCCACAACGGGCACTGCGGCTTCGACTTCGAGCGGCCCGACTACTGGGTGCCCGCCATGGGCAACGTGGACATGCCCATGATCGACGGCGAGATGCTGTGGCCCAACAACTACTGCATCGGCGAAATCGAGTGCGCGCTGGGCATCAAGCAGCTGGAACGCATCGACCGCATCAATGCGGAAAAGCGCGAACGCGCCGTGCGCTTCATCGACGCGCTGGCCGACTATCCGGAGCTGGAGTTCCATCGGGTGGACACCACCCGGCACAACTACCACCTGCTGGCCGCGCGCATGACCAACGGCAACCGCGACGCGTTCATCCGCACCATGTTCAACGACAAGGGCGTGAAGTGCGTGGTGCAGTACTACCCGCTGAACCGCTATCCGTTCTACCAGCGCCTGGGCTACGGCGCGGCGGACTGCCCCAACGCCGACGCGTTCTTCGACAACATGATCTCCTTCCCGTTCCAGCACTGGCTGACCGAGGCGGAATTCGACTACATGCTCGCCGCCACCAAAGACGTGCTCGACGGGCTGCGCAGGGGTTAG
- a CDS encoding iron-containing alcohol dehydrogenase family protein — MYRNTKNVPFYILGKGSFAQLGDLVDARRAAVAGPAVFFVDHFFRGRELEGRLPKKDGDLVLFVDTTSEPTTEQIDDFAAATRAHDNRLPCTVVAIGGGATLDVGKAVANMLTNPGQAADYQGWDLVKNPAPHKIGVPTLSGTGAECSRTCVLLNAKRGIKLGMNSDITMYDQLLLDPELTRTVPRDQYFYTGMDTYMHCIESLRGSYRNVIVDALAQKAVDMCEEIFLSDDMMAEENLEKMMIASYLGGMSAGNVGVIHPISAGLSVVLHTHHGIANCYALSVLGEFYPEDYPKYARMIERQGVNLPKGLCANLSADQLKALVASSVVHEKPLTNALGPDFRKILTDEKVISLFKAM, encoded by the coding sequence ATGTACCGCAATACCAAGAACGTTCCCTTCTACATCCTCGGCAAGGGTTCCTTCGCCCAGCTGGGCGACCTTGTGGACGCGCGCCGCGCCGCCGTGGCCGGTCCCGCCGTGTTCTTCGTGGACCACTTCTTCCGGGGGCGCGAGCTGGAAGGCCGACTGCCCAAGAAGGACGGCGACCTCGTGCTGTTCGTGGACACCACCAGCGAACCCACCACCGAGCAGATCGACGACTTTGCCGCCGCCACGCGCGCCCATGACAACCGCCTGCCCTGCACCGTCGTGGCCATTGGCGGCGGCGCCACCCTGGACGTGGGCAAGGCCGTGGCCAACATGCTCACCAACCCCGGCCAGGCCGCGGACTACCAGGGCTGGGATCTCGTCAAGAACCCCGCCCCGCACAAGATTGGCGTGCCCACCCTGTCCGGCACCGGCGCCGAATGCTCGCGCACCTGCGTGCTGCTGAACGCCAAGCGCGGCATCAAGCTGGGCATGAACAGCGACATCACCATGTACGACCAGCTGCTGCTGGACCCGGAACTGACCCGCACCGTGCCGCGCGACCAGTACTTCTACACCGGCATGGACACCTACATGCACTGCATCGAATCGCTGCGGGGCAGCTACCGCAACGTCATCGTCGATGCCCTGGCCCAGAAGGCCGTGGACATGTGCGAGGAAATCTTTCTCTCCGACGACATGATGGCCGAGGAAAACCTGGAAAAGATGATGATCGCCTCGTACCTCGGCGGCATGAGCGCCGGTAACGTGGGCGTCATCCACCCCATCTCCGCCGGCCTCTCCGTGGTGCTGCACACCCACCACGGCATCGCCAACTGCTACGCCCTCAGCGTGCTGGGCGAATTCTACCCCGAAGACTACCCCAAGTACGCCCGGATGATCGAACGCCAGGGCGTCAACCTGCCCAAGGGCCTGTGCGCCAACCTTTCCGCTGACCAGCTCAAGGCCCTGGTGGCCTCGTCCGTGGTGCACGAAAAGCCGCTCACCAACGCCCTCGGCCCCGACTTCCGCAAGATCCTCACCGACGAGAAGGTCATCTCGCTGTTCAAGGCCATGTAA
- a CDS encoding YbaY family lipoprotein: MNDDCKTMTRRNRSAARGLSALVALLVLAALLAGCSEKLQLYRPGALAMVTGTVSFRQRILLPLSVQGEVRLLDVTDGGEGVELARVELPAPVRVPAPYRIDFDAARIDQRRNYVVEATLFEPGTGGGPGRVWFRTPTPQYVLTHGNPVYLELMLEMVR; the protein is encoded by the coding sequence ATGAACGACGACTGCAAGACCATGACCCGGCGCAATCGGTCCGCCGCGCGCGGGCTTTCGGCGCTGGTTGCGCTGCTGGTGCTGGCGGCGCTGCTGGCCGGGTGCAGCGAAAAGCTGCAACTGTACCGGCCCGGCGCGCTGGCCATGGTGACGGGCACGGTAAGCTTTCGCCAGCGCATTCTGCTGCCGCTTTCGGTGCAGGGCGAGGTGCGCCTGCTGGACGTGACCGATGGCGGTGAAGGGGTGGAACTGGCCCGCGTGGAACTGCCCGCGCCGGTGCGGGTGCCCGCGCCGTACCGCATCGACTTCGACGCCGCGCGCATCGACCAGCGCCGCAACTACGTGGTCGAGGCCACCCTGTTCGAGCCGGGCACGGGCGGCGGGCCGGGCCGGGTGTGGTTCCGCACCCCGACGCCACAGTACGTGCTGACCCACGGCAACCCGGTCTATCTGGAACTGATGCTGGAGATGGTCCGGTGA
- a CDS encoding DNA-3-methyladenine glycosylase I has protein sequence MPEAQAGGTRCPWARAPEEIAYHDTEWGVPVRDDRIHFEFLVLEAAQAGLSWLTILRKREGYRRLFADFDPAVVARYTQADVERLLGDAAIVRNRLKVEAAVHNARLFLDVQARHGSFDAFIWNFVDGRPVCNQWRELSQVPATTPLSDTVSKELKRLGFKFVGSTVIYAHLQATGLVNDHLTSCFRHAEVAAERRGQME, from the coding sequence ATGCCGGAAGCACAAGCAGGGGGCACCCGCTGCCCGTGGGCGCGCGCGCCGGAGGAAATCGCCTACCACGACACCGAGTGGGGCGTGCCCGTGCGCGACGACCGCATCCACTTCGAATTCCTGGTGCTGGAAGCGGCGCAGGCCGGGCTTTCGTGGCTGACCATCCTGCGCAAGCGCGAAGGCTACCGCCGCCTGTTCGCCGATTTCGACCCCGCCGTGGTGGCCCGGTACACCCAGGCCGACGTGGAGCGGCTGCTGGGCGATGCGGCCATCGTGCGCAACCGCCTGAAGGTGGAGGCCGCCGTGCACAACGCCCGGCTGTTTCTGGACGTGCAGGCCCGCCACGGCAGCTTCGATGCGTTCATCTGGAACTTCGTGGATGGCCGCCCGGTGTGCAACCAGTGGCGCGAACTGTCACAGGTGCCCGCCACCACGCCGTTGTCGGACACGGTGTCGAAGGAGCTGAAGCGGCTGGGCTTCAAGTTCGTGGGGTCCACGGTCATCTACGCCCACTTGCAGGCCACGGGACTGGTCAACGATCACCTGACCAGCTGCTTTCGCCATGCCGAGGTGGCGGCGGAGCGCCGGGGGCAGATGGAATAG
- a CDS encoding glycosyltransferase, protein MDSPVVNVTIPTFNRLELTKRCIFSLKRHVHVPSKLTVVDNCSTDGTREFLVKLHEHGVIDHLYLLRKNMGVSCASNFGFDVCPTPLYMKLDNDIEVTGPRWIMDILDLWSANPEVAFLGPRLGTPQAALYEVTLRSGQTVTATRRSLTGSATAISRDVFNVLGYWNEDYGLYGEEDADYSHRAKLARYLLICYPSEGRILDLGTPPSTRADYNSYKRAQRRKNLVPRTGINRFALYCYLYEHGILELYCPRRYLPAIHGHDVDFSINPDFMLRKKVVTACARAIGALPVAMFASAMGSDDFVAELAATAAAVRQRHQPQPTGQA, encoded by the coding sequence ATGGATTCCCCCGTCGTCAACGTCACCATCCCCACGTTCAATCGCCTGGAATTGACGAAGCGCTGCATCTTTTCCCTGAAGCGGCATGTGCACGTCCCGTCGAAGCTCACGGTGGTGGACAACTGCTCCACGGACGGCACGCGCGAATTCCTGGTGAAGCTGCACGAACACGGCGTCATCGACCACCTGTACCTGCTGCGCAAGAACATGGGGGTATCCTGCGCGTCCAACTTCGGGTTCGACGTATGCCCGACGCCGCTGTACATGAAGCTGGACAACGACATCGAGGTGACCGGCCCGCGGTGGATCATGGACATCCTCGACCTGTGGTCGGCCAACCCGGAGGTGGCCTTTCTGGGGCCACGGCTGGGCACGCCGCAGGCGGCACTGTACGAGGTCACGCTGCGCAGCGGGCAGACGGTCACCGCCACCCGGCGCAGCCTGACCGGTTCGGCCACGGCCATCTCGCGCGACGTGTTCAACGTGCTTGGCTACTGGAACGAGGATTACGGACTGTACGGCGAGGAAGACGCCGACTACTCGCACCGGGCCAAGTTGGCCCGGTACCTGCTCATCTGCTACCCATCGGAGGGCCGGATACTGGATCTCGGCACGCCCCCCAGCACCCGGGCCGATTACAACAGCTACAAGCGCGCCCAACGCCGCAAGAACCTTGTGCCGCGCACGGGCATCAACAGGTTCGCGCTGTACTGTTACCTGTACGAGCACGGCATTCTGGAACTGTACTGCCCCCGCAGGTACCTGCCCGCCATCCACGGCCATGACGTGGACTTTTCCATCAATCCCGACTTCATGCTGCGCAAAAAGGTGGTCACCGCCTGTGCCCGCGCCATCGGCGCCCTGCCCGTCGCCATGTTCGCCAGCGCCATGGGCAGCGACGACTTCGTGGCCGAGTTGGCGGCCACGGCGGCGGCAGTGCGCCAACGCCACCAGCCGCAGCCCACAGGCCAGGCCTAG
- a CDS encoding IscA/HesB family protein, producing the protein MITLTDRARTELDAYFSDKERSPIRVYLAPGGCSGPRLALALDEPGEEDKVFEPGGYTFCVNGALLEQSGAINIDLGSMGFAVTSEVQLGGGGGGCSGCGSSSSCCG; encoded by the coding sequence ATGATTACGCTTACCGACCGTGCCCGCACGGAACTTGATGCCTATTTCTCCGACAAGGAGCGCAGCCCCATTCGCGTCTACCTGGCCCCCGGCGGTTGCAGCGGCCCGCGTCTGGCCCTGGCCCTGGACGAGCCCGGCGAGGAAGACAAGGTGTTCGAGCCCGGCGGCTACACCTTCTGCGTCAACGGCGCGCTGCTGGAGCAGTCCGGCGCCATCAACATCGACCTTGGCTCCATGGGCTTTGCCGTGACTTCCGAAGTGCAGCTTGGCGGCGGCGGCGGGGGTTGCAGCGGGTGCGGGAGCTCCAGCAGCTGCTGCGGCTAA
- a CDS encoding TIGR00730 family Rossman fold protein, whose product MRSIAVYCGSNFGRGDGYLKAAVALGQTLAAQSIRLVYGGTTKGLMGVVADATLRAGGEVHGVITEKLVERGQLHNGLTSHDVVPDMRSRKARMAQLAEGFVAMPGGIGTLEELFEIWVEGQLYPPARPIGLLDVGGFYGPFFGMIDHMIEERFLPEGHKAMVMAHADPARLVSAMRAYTPVTVEKWGL is encoded by the coding sequence ATGCGCAGCATCGCCGTGTATTGCGGCTCCAATTTCGGAAGGGGCGACGGGTATCTGAAGGCCGCCGTGGCCCTTGGGCAGACTCTGGCGGCACAGTCCATCCGCCTGGTTTACGGGGGCACCACCAAGGGCCTCATGGGCGTAGTGGCCGACGCGACCCTGCGCGCCGGGGGCGAGGTGCACGGCGTGATCACGGAAAAGCTGGTGGAGCGTGGGCAACTGCACAACGGGCTGACCAGCCACGACGTGGTGCCCGACATGCGCAGCCGCAAGGCCCGCATGGCCCAGCTGGCCGAAGGCTTCGTGGCCATGCCCGGCGGCATCGGCACGCTGGAGGAACTGTTCGAGATATGGGTGGAAGGGCAGCTCTATCCGCCCGCGCGGCCCATCGGCCTGCTGGACGTGGGCGGTTTCTACGGGCCGTTCTTCGGCATGATCGACCACATGATCGAGGAACGCTTTCTGCCGGAAGGGCACAAGGCCATGGTCATGGCCCACGCGGACCCGGCCCGGCTGGTGTCCGCCATGCGCGCCTATACCCCGGTAACCGTGGAGAAGTGGGGGCTGTAG
- a CDS encoding PilZ domain-containing protein has translation MKDPIDDRREHFRINLAAEEYDYPCRIRYGEHEYRARLLDVSTGGARLLVYGGGADLGGAGRGMYLHATMNEPGHLQNIPYHTRWYRGNEMGVEFEPPLNADREELRRSMVNCR, from the coding sequence ATGAAAGATCCCATCGATGACCGCAGGGAACATTTCCGCATCAATCTGGCGGCCGAGGAATACGACTACCCGTGCCGCATCCGCTACGGCGAACACGAGTACAGGGCGCGACTGCTGGACGTGAGCACCGGGGGCGCGCGCCTGCTGGTGTATGGCGGCGGCGCGGACCTGGGCGGCGCGGGCAGGGGCATGTACCTGCACGCCACCATGAACGAACCGGGACACCTGCAAAACATCCCCTACCACACCCGCTGGTACCGGGGGAACGAAATGGGCGTGGAGTTCGAACCGCCCCTGAACGCCGACCGCGAGGAACTTCGCCGCTCCATGGTCAACTGCCGCTGA
- the ilvB gene encoding acetolactate synthase large subunit produces MPAHTPSRTAPGTASGAAPTPRKRQPNGADLVIRLLERQGIDVIAGIPGGANLPLYDALGRAGSIRHVLARHEQGAGFMAQGMARVTGRPAVFFATSGPGATNTLTAIADAKLDSVPVVCITGQVPLGLVGSDAFQEVDIYGMSIPVTKHNFLVRSVEELAEVIPAAFRIAASGRPGPVLVDIPKNVQMAEVDQAVFDNPPQPGQPAAPPAPDPAGISRAAALLNAAQRPMLYLGGGVVASGASDMAVQLAERAGLPTVMTLMALGAMPAGHPLSLGMLGMHAARHTNLLLAECDVLLVAGARFDDRAVGKAERFCPGATIIHIDIDESELDKILPVHCGITGDVGLALAELLPLLRTRAEAGREAWLTRVEECRRRHPFVMPGAEDPRTPYGLIRCAADAVDHDAIVATDVGQHQMRTAQAYPLRGPRRWLTSGGLGTMGFGLPAAIGAALARPEATVLCFTGDGSLQMNIQELATAAEEGVNVKILLADNNALGLVRQQQELFYEGRLVACTYRRKVDFARIAEGFGVPAVDLDASEHPLRDLADALRAPGPCLIRVTVPAGANVYPMVPPGADNLQMIGGEPEPGDAMPALSDDDDDCDTHADATGGRHVHA; encoded by the coding sequence ATGCCAGCCCACACCCCGTCCCGTACCGCACCCGGCACCGCATCCGGCGCCGCGCCCACCCCCCGAAAGCGCCAGCCCAACGGCGCGGACCTGGTCATCCGCCTGCTGGAGCGGCAGGGCATCGACGTCATCGCGGGCATTCCCGGCGGGGCCAACCTGCCCCTGTACGACGCCCTTGGCCGTGCCGGTTCCATCCGCCACGTGCTGGCCCGGCACGAGCAGGGCGCGGGCTTCATGGCCCAGGGCATGGCCCGCGTCACCGGGCGGCCCGCCGTGTTCTTCGCCACCTCCGGCCCCGGCGCCACCAACACCCTGACGGCCATCGCCGACGCCAAGCTCGATTCCGTGCCCGTGGTGTGCATCACCGGGCAGGTGCCGCTGGGACTGGTCGGTTCGGACGCCTTTCAGGAGGTGGACATCTACGGCATGTCCATTCCCGTGACCAAGCACAACTTTCTGGTGCGCTCGGTGGAGGAACTGGCCGAGGTGATCCCCGCCGCCTTCCGCATCGCCGCGTCCGGGCGCCCCGGCCCGGTGCTGGTGGACATTCCCAAGAACGTGCAGATGGCCGAGGTGGACCAGGCCGTGTTCGACAACCCGCCGCAGCCGGGCCAGCCTGCCGCGCCCCCCGCACCCGACCCGGCGGGCATCTCGCGTGCCGCCGCGCTGCTCAACGCGGCCCAGCGCCCCATGCTGTATCTGGGCGGCGGGGTGGTGGCCTCGGGCGCGTCGGACATGGCCGTGCAGCTGGCCGAGCGGGCCGGGCTGCCCACGGTGATGACCCTGATGGCCCTCGGCGCCATGCCCGCGGGGCACCCCCTGTCGCTGGGCATGCTGGGCATGCACGCGGCGCGGCACACCAACCTGCTGCTGGCCGAATGCGACGTGCTGCTGGTGGCCGGGGCCCGCTTCGACGACCGGGCCGTGGGCAAGGCCGAGCGCTTCTGTCCCGGCGCCACCATCATCCACATCGACATCGACGAGAGCGAACTGGACAAGATCTTGCCGGTGCACTGCGGCATCACCGGCGACGTGGGCCTGGCCCTGGCCGAACTGCTGCCCCTGCTGCGCACCCGCGCCGAAGCCGGGCGCGAGGCGTGGCTGACCCGGGTGGAGGAATGCCGCCGCCGCCATCCCTTCGTCATGCCCGGCGCGGAAGACCCGCGCACGCCGTACGGGCTGATCCGCTGCGCCGCCGACGCCGTGGACCACGACGCCATCGTGGCCACCGACGTGGGCCAGCACCAGATGCGCACCGCCCAGGCCTACCCACTGCGCGGCCCGCGCCGGTGGCTGACCTCCGGCGGCCTCGGCACCATGGGGTTCGGCCTGCCCGCCGCCATCGGCGCGGCGCTGGCCCGGCCCGAGGCCACGGTGCTGTGCTTCACCGGCGACGGCAGCCTGCAAATGAACATTCAGGAACTTGCCACCGCTGCCGAGGAAGGGGTGAACGTCAAGATACTGCTGGCCGACAACAACGCCCTGGGCCTGGTGCGCCAGCAGCAGGAACTGTTTTACGAAGGGCGGCTGGTGGCGTGCACGTACCGGCGCAAGGTGGACTTTGCGCGCATTGCCGAAGGGTTCGGTGTGCCCGCCGTGGACCTGGACGCCAGCGAACACCCCCTGCGCGACCTAGCCGACGCCCTGCGCGCGCCCGGACCGTGCCTGATCCGGGTCACCGTGCCCGCCGGGGCCAACGTGTACCCCATGGTGCCCCCCGGCGCGGACAACCTGCAAATGATCGGTGGCGAGCCGGAACCGGGCGACGCCATGCCTGCCCTGTCGGACGATGACGATGATTGCGACACCCATGCCGATGCCACCGGAGGCCGCCATGTCCACGCCTGA
- the ilvN gene encoding acetolactate synthase small subunit, with protein sequence MPDAIGAQADSASPTALTPDARPLVALRLTVNNHPGVMSHVCGLFARRAFNVEAILCTPVNGGEVSRIWLLVAEDERLEQMVRQVRKLHDVLDVRRRPAGGEGFARLAECMAAWERETAGQ encoded by the coding sequence GTGCCCGATGCCATCGGCGCGCAGGCCGACTCCGCCAGCCCCACCGCGCTGACACCGGATGCACGGCCACTGGTGGCCCTGCGCCTGACCGTGAACAACCACCCCGGCGTTATGTCGCACGTGTGCGGGCTGTTCGCCCGGCGGGCCTTCAACGTGGAGGCCATCCTGTGTACCCCGGTGAACGGGGGCGAGGTGAGCCGCATCTGGCTGCTGGTGGCCGAGGACGAGCGGCTGGAACAGATGGTGCGCCAGGTGCGCAAGCTGCACGACGTGCTGGACGTGCGCCGCCGTCCCGCCGGGGGCGAAGGGTTTGCCCGGCTGGCCGAATGCATGGCCGCGTGGGAGCGCGAAACCGCCGGGCAGTAG